The Streptomyces europaeiscabiei genome window below encodes:
- the pgm gene encoding phosphoglucomutase (alpha-D-glucose-1,6-bisphosphate-dependent) translates to MQDARAGQVAGPEDLIDVARLVTAYYALHPDPAEPGQRVAFGTSGHRGSSFAAAFNEDHIAATSQAICEYRTAQSTDGPLFLGADTHALSEPARITALEVFAANDVTVLIDQADGYTPTPAVSHAILAHNRGRTSGLADGVVVTPSHNPPADGGFKYNPPSGGPAGSEATSWIQDRANEIITAGLKDVRRIPYTRALAAPGTGRHDFLGAYVADLPNVLDLEAIRSAGVRIGADPLGGASVAYWGRIAEQHRLDLTVVNPLTDPTWRFMTLDWDGKIRMDCSSPYAMASLIEQRDRFDISTGNDADADRHGIVTPDGGLMNPNHYLAVAISYLFSHRERWPAGAGIGKTLVSSGMIDRVAADVGRQLVEVPVGFKWFVDGLSDGTLGFGGEESAGASFLRRDGSVWTTDKDGIILALLASEITAVTGRTPSQHYARLTDRFGAPAYARVDAPASREEKALLAKLSPRQVTADTLAGEPVTTVLTEAPGNGAALGGIKVVTDNAWFAARPSGTEDVYKIYAESFLGPDHLSRIQEEAKSVVLAALGA, encoded by the coding sequence ATGCAGGACGCGCGTGCGGGCCAGGTCGCCGGGCCCGAGGACCTCATCGATGTGGCCCGCCTGGTCACGGCGTATTACGCGCTGCACCCCGACCCGGCCGAACCGGGGCAACGGGTGGCGTTCGGTACCTCGGGACACCGCGGCTCGTCTTTCGCGGCGGCTTTCAACGAGGACCACATCGCGGCCACCAGCCAGGCCATCTGCGAGTACCGCACCGCCCAGAGCACCGACGGCCCCCTCTTCCTCGGCGCCGACACCCACGCCCTGTCCGAGCCCGCCCGGATCACGGCACTGGAGGTGTTCGCCGCCAACGACGTGACCGTCCTCATCGACCAGGCCGACGGCTACACGCCCACCCCGGCGGTCTCGCACGCCATCCTCGCCCACAATCGCGGTCGTACGTCCGGCCTCGCCGACGGCGTGGTGGTCACCCCCTCGCACAACCCGCCCGCCGACGGCGGCTTCAAGTACAACCCGCCGAGTGGCGGACCGGCTGGGTCCGAGGCGACCTCCTGGATCCAGGACCGCGCCAACGAGATCATCACGGCCGGCCTGAAGGACGTACGGCGTATCCCGTACACCCGCGCCCTGGCCGCGCCCGGCACCGGCCGCCACGACTTCCTCGGCGCCTATGTCGCCGACCTGCCGAACGTGCTGGACCTGGAAGCGATCCGGTCCGCCGGTGTGCGCATCGGCGCCGATCCACTGGGTGGCGCGTCGGTCGCCTACTGGGGCCGGATCGCCGAACAGCACCGGCTCGACCTGACGGTGGTGAACCCGCTCACCGACCCCACCTGGCGCTTCATGACGCTGGACTGGGACGGCAAGATCCGTATGGACTGCTCCTCGCCGTACGCCATGGCCTCGCTCATCGAGCAGCGCGACCGGTTCGACATCTCCACCGGCAACGACGCCGACGCCGACCGGCACGGCATCGTCACGCCGGACGGGGGCCTGATGAACCCCAACCACTATCTGGCCGTGGCGATCTCGTACCTGTTCTCGCACCGGGAGCGGTGGCCCGCGGGAGCCGGGATCGGCAAGACCCTGGTGTCGTCCGGCATGATCGACCGGGTCGCGGCGGACGTCGGCCGACAGCTGGTCGAAGTCCCCGTCGGATTCAAGTGGTTCGTGGACGGCCTGTCCGACGGAACGCTCGGCTTCGGCGGTGAGGAGTCGGCCGGCGCGTCCTTCCTGCGCCGTGACGGCTCGGTGTGGACCACCGACAAGGACGGCATCATCCTGGCCCTGCTCGCCTCCGAGATCACGGCGGTCACGGGCAGGACCCCCTCGCAGCACTACGCCCGGCTCACCGACCGCTTCGGCGCCCCCGCCTACGCGCGCGTCGACGCCCCCGCCTCCCGCGAGGAGAAGGCGCTGCTCGCCAAGCTCTCGCCGCGCCAGGTCACCGCCGACACCCTTGCCGGCGAGCCGGTCACCACGGTCCTCACCGAGGCTCCGGGCAACGGCGCCGCCCTCGGCGGCATCAAGGTCGTCACCGACAACGCCTGGTTCGCGGCCCGCCCTTCGGGCACCGAGGACGTCTACAAGATCTACGCGGAGTCCTTCCTCGGCCCGGACCACCTGAGCCGGATCCAGGAGGAGGCCAAGTCCGTGGTGCTCGCGGCGCTGGGCGCCTGA
- a CDS encoding MHYT domain-containing protein, with protein MNATVSNFYYGAATPVAAYLMACLGAALGLRCTTRSLRRPHRRAGWLSLGAISIGCGIWTMHFIAMIGFSVQGALVSYDMTKTVLSLAVAIGVVALGVFLVGYRGSSPMTLATAGAVTGLGVAAMHYLGMAAVHTNGTVHYDTRTVILSVVIAVVAATAALWAAVSIHTLWASLGASLVMGVAVTGMHYTGMAAVSVHLTGQSAVSQSSADLLSFLLAMIAGPLVVLLVAAVIVMFDPDMVLGDDDWSRPAPARRDIRSDNPAQRSSQPHSSW; from the coding sequence TTGAACGCCACCGTCTCCAATTTCTACTACGGCGCCGCGACCCCGGTCGCCGCCTATCTGATGGCGTGCCTCGGGGCGGCGCTCGGACTGCGGTGCACGACACGGTCGCTGCGACGACCGCACCGCAGGGCCGGGTGGCTGAGTCTGGGCGCGATCTCGATCGGCTGCGGCATCTGGACCATGCACTTCATCGCGATGATCGGCTTCAGCGTCCAGGGCGCGCTGGTCAGCTACGACATGACCAAGACGGTCCTCAGCCTCGCCGTCGCGATCGGTGTCGTCGCCCTCGGCGTGTTCCTCGTGGGCTACCGGGGCAGCTCCCCGATGACACTGGCGACGGCGGGCGCGGTCACCGGCCTCGGCGTCGCGGCCATGCACTACCTGGGCATGGCAGCCGTCCACACCAACGGCACGGTCCACTACGACACACGGACGGTGATCCTCTCCGTCGTCATCGCCGTCGTGGCCGCGACGGCAGCGCTGTGGGCCGCGGTCTCCATCCATACGCTGTGGGCCAGCCTGGGAGCGAGCCTGGTCATGGGCGTGGCCGTGACCGGCATGCACTACACCGGCATGGCCGCCGTCTCCGTCCACCTCACCGGCCAGTCCGCCGTCTCGCAGTCCTCCGCCGACCTGCTGTCGTTCCTCCTGGCGATGATCGCGGGCCCGCTCGTCGTCCTCCTGGTCGCCGCCGTCATCGTCATGTTCGACCCCGACATGGTGCTCGGCGACGACGACTGGAGCCGGCCCGCACCCGCACGGCGCGATATCCGAAGCGACAACCCCGCGCAGCGGTCCTCCCAGCCCCACTCCTCCTGGTGA
- a CDS encoding thiamine pyrophosphate-binding protein, which produces MAFGLPGAHVDGILQDALDAELRIVDVRHEMNAGHAAEGYARVTGELGVAVVTAGGGFTNVLTSITNAYLDRTAVL; this is translated from the coding sequence GTGGCATTCGGCCTGCCCGGAGCACACGTCGACGGAATCCTCCAGGATGCCCTGGACGCCGAGCTACGGATCGTCGATGTGCGGCACGAGATGAACGCCGGCCACGCGGCCGAGGGATACGCGCGGGTCACCGGGGAGCTGGGAGTCGCCGTCGTCACGGCCGGCGGCGGCTTCACCAACGTCCTGACCTCGATCACCAACGCCTATCTGGACCGGACCGCCGTCCTCTAG
- a CDS encoding RICIN domain-containing protein translates to MPGEDFILKYSEPMEFERSDSMEEERADAAPSAGELLTLHGRSVLDYAALCTEPSRGAAERLAGQAFRNIYDDAASHAGADFPWRPRLLAAVLAAAREWNADDRRSSLHPDLRDGPTGDVGRAVSGTDRGSGARSLVLRALRNLPDRAQVLLWHTVVEAEGIEAVAPLLGAEPSLLNPERARTLLRDECVRVHLDLAPDERCRRLNRLIDVHARRGSDEMMAEVREHLDGCAYCGAAVDQLDQSPDRLPALLAEAVLGFRAADYLASRPARRAIASARARAEPAPQPADAEPRRVSAGAPELRRRRWPLLIAVGVVLCGVIAASPMALSGTEDDSEAVGSSVPGPTGSPSGSAAPSAAPSAAPGSPSASSAPGAGEGLVTRLRNVRTGLCLDLRAAAEVEGAPAVTARCGESASQMWLLEEGGRLRNNAAPELCLNAEPQGTVALRPCTGQEGAEGDDSGDTRYDLAADGLLTLVAEPGVAVTPVRRAEGAIILLEPVPQDRLRKSQRWTTDEGAAGVTLRER, encoded by the coding sequence ATGCCTGGAGAGGACTTCATCCTCAAGTACTCCGAGCCCATGGAATTCGAGCGTTCCGATTCCATGGAGGAGGAACGCGCGGACGCGGCGCCATCGGCCGGTGAGTTGCTGACGCTGCACGGCAGATCCGTCCTGGACTACGCGGCGCTCTGCACGGAGCCGAGCCGGGGTGCCGCGGAGAGGCTGGCCGGACAGGCCTTCCGGAACATCTACGACGACGCGGCGTCGCATGCCGGCGCCGACTTCCCGTGGCGGCCCCGGCTGCTCGCGGCGGTCCTTGCGGCCGCGCGGGAGTGGAACGCGGACGACAGGCGTTCGTCCCTCCATCCGGACCTGCGGGACGGCCCGACCGGTGACGTGGGCCGGGCGGTGTCCGGCACGGACCGCGGGAGCGGTGCCAGAAGCCTGGTCCTGCGCGCCTTACGGAACCTGCCGGACCGCGCCCAGGTCCTGCTGTGGCACACCGTGGTCGAGGCCGAGGGCATCGAGGCGGTGGCGCCCCTGCTCGGCGCCGAACCCTCCCTGCTGAATCCCGAGCGTGCCCGGACGCTGCTGCGCGACGAGTGCGTGCGGGTCCACCTCGACCTCGCGCCCGACGAGCGCTGCCGCCGCCTCAACCGGCTCATCGACGTCCACGCCCGCCGCGGATCCGACGAGATGATGGCGGAAGTGCGAGAACACCTCGACGGCTGCGCCTACTGCGGGGCGGCGGTGGACCAGCTGGACCAGTCCCCGGACCGGCTGCCCGCGTTGCTCGCGGAGGCCGTCCTGGGATTCCGTGCGGCGGACTACCTCGCGTCACGGCCCGCCCGCCGGGCGATCGCGTCGGCGCGCGCGCGTGCGGAGCCCGCCCCACAGCCCGCGGACGCGGAGCCCCGGCGGGTGTCCGCGGGCGCTCCCGAACTGCGGCGCCGCCGCTGGCCGCTGCTGATCGCCGTGGGTGTGGTGCTGTGCGGGGTGATCGCGGCGTCTCCCATGGCCCTCAGCGGAACCGAGGACGACAGCGAGGCGGTGGGCAGTTCGGTGCCCGGGCCGACCGGGAGCCCGTCCGGCTCTGCCGCGCCGTCCGCCGCGCCGTCCGCCGCTCCCGGCTCGCCCAGCGCGTCTTCGGCCCCCGGCGCGGGCGAGGGCCTGGTCACGCGGCTGCGCAACGTGCGGACGGGGCTGTGCCTCGACCTGCGTGCCGCGGCGGAGGTGGAGGGCGCCCCCGCGGTGACGGCGCGGTGCGGGGAATCGGCATCACAGATGTGGCTGTTGGAAGAAGGGGGACGACTGCGGAACAACGCGGCCCCCGAACTGTGTCTGAACGCCGAGCCGCAGGGCACCGTCGCCCTGCGACCGTGCACCGGTCAGGAGGGCGCGGAAGGAGATGATTCCGGCGACACGCGGTACGACCTTGCGGCCGACGGCCTCCTCACCCTTGTCGCCGAGCCCGGAGTCGCCGTGACGCCCGTTCGCCGGGCCGAGGGGGCGATCATCCTCCTGGAGCCCGTCCCGCAGGACCGGCTCCGCAAATCCCAGCGTTGGACCACCGACGAGGGGGCTGCCGGCGTCACCTTGCGAGAACGGTGA
- a CDS encoding MFS transporter, whose protein sequence is MPAPVPPSPPPTPADVEDHPSEEAVSGPGHRLRITLLMAGSCLPILGAVLIAPVLPQMQDHFADVAGVDVLVPMALTVPALSLALLAPFAGVIVDKVGRKRLLVIATVLYAILGTAPLWLDSLGAIVASRALVGVVEAAIMTCCTTLIADYYSGRQRDRYLALQTMCAAISATGFLLLGGAAGSAGWRTPFWAYAVALLLAPAMAAFLPKPGSADRTDESATTEVPVKRPFPWRPLAGTCALTLFGAVLFYSVQVELSFLLDDMSVTDSGVIGLAIAICNAAVVIGAVVFTKSGRTQQAWLPLAFGLCALGLGLIWVAPNAVVLTIGGVINLFGGGIMLPSLLTLAMSKLDYADRGRGTGLWTGFFFLGQFICPLVVLAVTPAVGSTANAMGVLAAAAAVGAAGLAHSARLRRSAASAEPIEQLAG, encoded by the coding sequence ATGCCTGCACCCGTGCCCCCGTCCCCGCCCCCGACGCCCGCAGACGTCGAGGACCACCCCTCCGAGGAGGCCGTGTCCGGCCCCGGTCACCGGCTTCGCATCACGCTGCTGATGGCGGGCAGCTGTCTGCCCATCCTCGGCGCCGTCCTCATCGCTCCCGTCCTGCCGCAGATGCAGGACCACTTCGCCGACGTGGCGGGCGTGGACGTGCTGGTCCCGATGGCCCTGACCGTCCCGGCTCTTTCCCTGGCCCTGCTGGCCCCCTTCGCCGGCGTCATCGTGGACAAGGTCGGCCGCAAACGCCTGCTCGTCATCGCCACCGTGCTGTACGCGATCCTCGGCACCGCCCCGCTGTGGCTGGACTCCCTCGGCGCGATCGTCGCCAGCCGCGCCCTCGTCGGTGTCGTCGAGGCCGCCATCATGACCTGCTGCACCACCCTGATCGCCGACTACTACTCCGGCAGGCAACGCGACCGCTATCTCGCCCTGCAGACGATGTGTGCCGCGATCTCCGCGACGGGCTTCCTCCTCCTGGGCGGCGCCGCCGGATCAGCCGGCTGGCGCACACCGTTCTGGGCCTACGCCGTGGCCCTGCTCCTCGCCCCCGCCATGGCCGCCTTCCTGCCCAAGCCCGGGTCGGCCGACCGCACGGACGAGTCCGCCACCACCGAAGTGCCGGTCAAGCGGCCCTTCCCCTGGCGGCCGCTGGCCGGAACGTGCGCGCTGACCCTGTTCGGCGCCGTTCTCTTCTACTCCGTGCAGGTCGAGCTGTCCTTCCTCCTGGACGACATGAGCGTGACCGACTCGGGCGTGATCGGACTGGCCATCGCCATCTGCAACGCGGCAGTCGTGATCGGCGCCGTCGTCTTCACCAAGTCCGGCCGCACTCAACAGGCCTGGCTGCCCCTCGCCTTCGGCCTGTGTGCCCTCGGCCTCGGGCTGATCTGGGTCGCCCCCAACGCCGTCGTCCTGACCATCGGCGGCGTGATCAACTTGTTCGGCGGCGGCATCATGCTGCCGAGCCTGCTCACGCTGGCGATGTCCAAGCTCGACTACGCCGACCGCGGCCGCGGCACCGGCCTGTGGACCGGCTTCTTCTTCCTGGGCCAGTTCATCTGCCCGCTCGTGGTCCTCGCCGTCACCCCTGCCGTCGGCAGCACGGCGAACGCCATGGGCGTCCTCGCCGCCGCCGCTGCGGTCGGCGCCGCCGGACTCGCCCACTCCGCCCGTCTGCGCCGGTCGGCGGCCTCCGCGGAACCGATCGAGCAACTGGCGGGCTGA
- a CDS encoding LysR family transcriptional regulator has translation MSLSGLDLNLVLSLRALLEERNVTRAGQRIGLSQPAMSAALARLRRHFDDELLSRVGGQYELTALGIALLDRTATACDLLDRVFSSRAEFLPGSEEHEFTLLSSDYAVAVFGAELARTVHAEAPGVRLRFQRTPPDVTEDTAPLLSTADGLLMPHGVISGFPAVGLFTDRWAFLVAETNDEVGDRLTMDDLARLPWVIYQRTYDAPAARQLSMLGIDPHVEVFVDSFQALPFLVAGTHRIALVQQRLAEQLSGVAAVRIMEPPYEAVPLQNALWWHPVHTHDAAHIWLRETAARVGAELASSAPGRIAAAARTRHTSG, from the coding sequence GTGTCCCTGTCCGGCCTGGATCTGAATCTCGTCCTGTCCCTCCGGGCTCTGCTGGAGGAACGCAACGTCACCCGCGCAGGACAGCGCATCGGGCTCAGCCAGCCCGCGATGAGCGCGGCCCTGGCTCGTCTGCGCCGCCACTTCGACGACGAGCTGCTCTCCCGCGTCGGCGGACAGTACGAGCTGACCGCTCTCGGCATCGCCCTGCTCGATCGCACGGCCACCGCCTGCGACCTGCTGGATCGGGTCTTCAGCAGCCGGGCCGAATTCCTGCCGGGCAGCGAGGAGCACGAGTTCACGCTGCTCTCCTCGGACTACGCCGTGGCCGTGTTCGGTGCCGAACTCGCCCGTACCGTGCACGCCGAGGCACCGGGTGTACGGCTGCGCTTCCAGCGGACGCCGCCCGATGTCACCGAGGACACCGCGCCGCTGCTCAGCACGGCTGACGGCCTGCTGATGCCGCACGGTGTCATCAGCGGATTCCCCGCCGTCGGGCTGTTCACCGACCGGTGGGCCTTCCTCGTCGCCGAAACCAATGACGAGGTCGGCGACCGGCTGACCATGGACGACCTGGCACGGCTGCCCTGGGTCATCTACCAGCGCACCTATGACGCCCCGGCCGCCCGGCAGCTGAGCATGCTGGGCATCGACCCCCACGTCGAGGTCTTCGTCGACAGCTTCCAGGCCCTCCCCTTCCTGGTCGCCGGCACCCACCGGATCGCCCTGGTGCAGCAGCGCCTGGCCGAGCAGCTGAGCGGGGTGGCCGCCGTACGCATCATGGAACCGCCCTACGAGGCCGTGCCGCTGCAGAACGCACTGTGGTGGCACCCCGTCCACACCCACGACGCCGCCCACATCTGGCTGCGCGAGACCGCCGCCCGCGTGGGAGCGGAGCTGGCCTCGTCCGCGCCCGGCCGTATCGCCGCAGCAGCGAGGACGAGGCACACGTCCGGCTGA
- a CDS encoding thiamine pyrophosphate-binding protein: protein MAAPVTGFAHRVTRTALIPRLVAQAIRIARSEPKGPVLLDIPWDVLRQSVDVDEVEDYRLEIDGTGIAPTDGVDRIIEALSSARRPIALVGKSFVTADARARLHGFAARTGVPLFSDWEGLGAIVGSEQHVGLLQTLATVPEDERPDLVLLLGLRFGMATRFGTGRLLPKSSRIFQIDPDGRELGRLQDVELGIQADPVGTLGLLNERLGDSPVPSGRDGWLRTLRHISVARRSALAAETERHEGAIHPYLAVRTIAESVPDRATVVVDGALTELWLSETIALAPLSHYLGHGYLSAMGSNFGVALGAQYANPDKATILVTGDGAVGYSLAEFDSLVRAELPVVVIVLNNRAWGATLHTQQFFFGQDRVTNNRLENGSYSGVARALGADGVDVTELDQLRPAIEAALAARRPTCIDVRVSLAPIPPEERVLNGGAPFGGVEIDA, encoded by the coding sequence ATGGCCGCGCCGGTGACCGGGTTCGCGCACCGCGTCACCCGGACCGCGCTGATCCCTCGCCTGGTCGCCCAGGCGATCCGCATCGCACGGTCGGAGCCCAAGGGCCCGGTGCTCCTCGACATTCCCTGGGACGTCCTCCGCCAGTCGGTCGACGTCGACGAGGTCGAGGACTACCGCCTCGAGATCGACGGCACCGGCATCGCCCCCACCGATGGCGTCGATCGGATCATCGAGGCGCTCAGCTCCGCCCGGCGGCCGATCGCGCTGGTCGGCAAGTCCTTCGTCACTGCCGATGCACGGGCGCGGTTGCACGGGTTCGCCGCCCGTACCGGAGTACCCCTCTTCTCCGACTGGGAGGGGCTCGGGGCGATCGTCGGCTCCGAGCAGCACGTCGGTCTCCTCCAGACCCTGGCCACCGTCCCTGAGGACGAGCGGCCCGACCTGGTCCTTCTGCTCGGGCTGCGCTTCGGTATGGCCACCCGGTTCGGCACGGGCCGGCTGCTCCCGAAGAGTTCGCGGATCTTCCAGATCGACCCCGACGGTCGTGAGCTGGGCCGTCTGCAGGATGTCGAACTCGGTATCCAGGCCGACCCGGTCGGCACGCTCGGCCTGCTGAACGAGCGCCTGGGAGACAGTCCCGTGCCTTCCGGGCGCGACGGCTGGCTCAGGACCCTGCGGCACATCTCCGTCGCCCGGCGGTCCGCGCTCGCCGCCGAAACCGAGCGGCACGAGGGTGCCATCCACCCCTACCTCGCGGTCCGCACGATCGCCGAGAGCGTTCCCGACAGGGCCACCGTGGTCGTCGACGGCGCGCTGACCGAGCTGTGGCTCTCCGAGACGATCGCGCTCGCGCCGCTGTCCCACTACCTTGGGCACGGCTACCTCAGTGCGATGGGGAGCAACTTCGGGGTGGCTCTGGGAGCGCAGTACGCCAACCCCGACAAGGCGACGATCCTCGTCACCGGCGACGGCGCGGTCGGCTACAGCCTGGCCGAGTTCGACTCCCTCGTCCGGGCGGAGCTCCCGGTCGTGGTGATCGTCCTCAACAACCGGGCCTGGGGCGCCACCCTGCACACCCAGCAGTTCTTCTTCGGACAGGACCGCGTCACCAACAACCGCCTGGAGAACGGCTCCTACAGCGGCGTGGCACGAGCGCTCGGGGCGGACGGCGTCGACGTCACCGAGCTGGACCAGCTGCGCCCGGCGATCGAGGCCGCCCTCGCGGCCCGCCGGCCGACGTGCATCGACGTAAGGGTGAGCCTTGCGCCCATTCCTCCGGAGGAGCGCGTCCTGAACGGCGGAGCGCCGTTCGGCGGCGTCGAGATCGACGCCTGA
- a CDS encoding EthD domain-containing protein, with protein sequence MLNLIAAIRRKPGMTHQAFLHYLQHVHGSLATANPLRIGRYIQNHVFDASFGSERDPTHLTDFGRDSVTELHFESMEALVATMSDPYSREVVGPDGAHFNDMPSALALLTSPVVLIPPPASADEGRVKVLHFLHMAEGLDLDRFTERWQAAHEKVLGQEEPHAKALRGYVQHRQVPGAEQLLSHFGGRDQHVYEGVAALYYDSADDALTHFPAYERSLREHSAEAGGVHDPSRSFVLHSREVTVLAR encoded by the coding sequence ATGCTGAACCTGATCGCCGCCATCCGCCGCAAGCCGGGAATGACCCACCAGGCGTTCCTGCACTACTTGCAGCACGTGCACGGATCCCTGGCCACAGCGAACCCACTTCGCATCGGGCGATACATCCAGAACCACGTGTTCGACGCGTCGTTCGGCAGCGAGCGGGACCCGACCCATCTGACCGACTTCGGCCGGGACTCCGTCACCGAGCTGCACTTCGAGAGCATGGAGGCACTGGTCGCCACGATGTCCGACCCGTACTCGCGCGAGGTCGTCGGCCCAGACGGCGCCCATTTCAACGACATGCCCAGCGCCCTGGCCCTGTTGACCAGCCCCGTGGTGCTCATACCGCCGCCGGCATCCGCGGACGAGGGCCGGGTGAAGGTCCTGCACTTCCTCCACATGGCAGAAGGCCTGGACCTCGACCGCTTCACCGAGCGCTGGCAGGCCGCACACGAGAAGGTGCTGGGACAGGAGGAGCCGCATGCCAAGGCGTTGCGCGGTTACGTCCAGCACCGTCAGGTACCGGGCGCCGAGCAGCTCCTGAGCCATTTCGGCGGTCGGGACCAGCACGTGTACGAAGGAGTCGCCGCCCTGTACTACGACTCCGCGGACGACGCACTGACCCACTTCCCCGCCTACGAGCGGTCATTGCGGGAGCATTCCGCCGAGGCCGGAGGCGTCCACGACCCGTCCCGATCGTTCGTCCTCCACAGCCGCGAGGTCACCGTTCTCGCAAGGTGA
- a CDS encoding FAD-dependent monooxygenase: protein MTRTEDGPRIAILGGGIGGLAAAAFLRDQGFASDVYEQAAALTEVGAGLVIAPNAARLLRRLGVLDRFVGRAVRMETGWEFRRWENGTVLSAENLEEACMRLYGEHTYAAHRADLLDALRSAVPEHSLHLGTRCVAVDFEGDQAVLRFEDGETVRPDILIGADGVHSRVRGAIVGPTQAGESGICAFRALVPADKAPDFAKRRAQTLWIGPDHHLVHYPVRGGEYVNLVAFAPAGANSVESWTATATVEDLLDEFAGWDPRLVELITAADTPGRWALLDREPLGHWNRGNATLLGDAAHPMFPFFAQGAAQAIEDGAVLALCLAADPENPIAALGRYEELRRPRTARVQEVSHGRSHVNHLPDGPEQRARDLEYSQADPLKANGWIYAYDPEVAVSAPV, encoded by the coding sequence ATGACGCGTACAGAAGACGGCCCCAGGATCGCGATCCTCGGTGGCGGCATCGGAGGCCTCGCCGCCGCGGCTTTCCTGCGCGACCAGGGCTTCGCCAGTGACGTCTACGAGCAGGCGGCCGCCCTGACCGAGGTGGGTGCCGGCCTGGTGATCGCGCCCAACGCCGCGCGTCTCCTGCGCCGTCTCGGCGTGCTGGACCGGTTCGTCGGGCGCGCGGTCAGGATGGAGACCGGCTGGGAATTCCGGCGCTGGGAGAACGGCACCGTCCTCTCCGCGGAGAACCTGGAGGAGGCGTGCATGCGCCTGTACGGCGAGCACACCTACGCCGCCCACCGCGCCGACCTGCTGGACGCCTTGAGGTCGGCCGTCCCCGAGCACTCGCTCCATCTCGGCACGCGCTGCGTCGCAGTCGACTTCGAAGGCGACCAGGCCGTTCTTCGGTTCGAGGACGGCGAGACGGTTCGCCCGGACATCCTCATCGGCGCCGACGGGGTCCATTCACGGGTACGGGGCGCCATCGTCGGGCCGACGCAAGCCGGGGAGTCGGGAATCTGCGCCTTCCGGGCTCTCGTACCGGCGGACAAGGCACCCGACTTCGCCAAGCGGCGCGCCCAGACCCTCTGGATCGGCCCCGACCACCACCTCGTGCACTACCCGGTCCGCGGTGGGGAGTACGTCAACCTCGTCGCCTTCGCGCCTGCCGGAGCGAACAGTGTCGAGTCGTGGACGGCCACCGCGACCGTCGAGGACCTGCTCGACGAGTTCGCCGGCTGGGATCCGCGTCTGGTGGAGCTGATCACGGCGGCCGATACGCCGGGGCGCTGGGCTCTGCTCGACCGCGAGCCCCTCGGCCACTGGAACCGCGGAAACGCGACCCTGCTGGGCGACGCGGCCCACCCGATGTTCCCGTTCTTCGCCCAGGGCGCCGCCCAGGCGATCGAGGACGGCGCCGTCCTGGCCCTCTGCCTCGCGGCGGACCCGGAGAACCCGATCGCGGCGCTGGGCCGCTACGAAGAGCTGCGTCGGCCCCGTACGGCACGGGTGCAGGAGGTGTCGCACGGAAGGTCGCACGTCAACCACCTTCCGGACGGCCCCGAGCAGCGGGCGCGCGACCTCGAGTACTCACAGGCCGACCCTCTCAAGGCGAACGGCTGGATCTACGCGTACGACCCCGAGGTCGCCGTGTCGGCCCCGGTGTGA